A region from the Pungitius pungitius chromosome 16, fPunPun2.1, whole genome shotgun sequence genome encodes:
- the lrrc32 gene encoding transforming growth factor beta activator LRRC32 isoform X1, protein MAGQQPQHRRVEGSLAESSSSVTIDPVMAAFQLLFPLLVTCVAASARAPRRLPACQVVQSDAFCSDLSLRSAPLDLPPGVQTLDLSRNHVQNLTRETLAFHSGLRRLNLRSNEIHFIQPGLFTDMADLKVLDLSRNHLHVLALSKVSLGPLTSVETLDLSSNQLYTGMTDYFLADSPSLEVLSLNGNSITKIAQSAFGGSPRLKKIGLHNNVILEIEGGAFDSLSNLTELDLSKNSITCITDFNLCNLKVLNLSKNSVELFQSVTSTDHYRLLSLDLSENKMSSFPLLPRNNRLEHLDVSRNRLQSVNDTGTPDEKTFLYHLRYLDMSYNHLKSLPECFFHCMGSLEVLNVSNNCISSFSIADERFLRTVKTINLGYNSLRSLTFGENTLQSLEELVLRGNDLATLDHGVFRQLPSIKHLQLRQNNLEICSSDRERQDAPGCVSFSSVPTLEILDLSDNQLRTLPADAFAGSPLKSLDLSLNPGLDMDRDSLLGLERSLVHLLLRENNISSLSTDLSSLTSLKHIDLSTNQLTAVPAWNRDSSIESLNLQNNHLVTLEYSTMLALEHSLKTLYMGSNPLSCCSNLDLLQMVQNSAVVVPDIETATCVHEEYSEPVNIEKVTWDMCHTSGVRYYAIAVAVIALVVVVASVLLVKCLQARKPQHRSFNA, encoded by the exons ATGGCCGGGCAGCAGCCGCAGCATCGCAGAGTGGAGGGAAGCCTCGCTGAGAGCAGCTCTTCAGTGACCATCGAtcc CGTCATGGCCGCCTTCCAGCTGCTCTTCCCGCTGTTGGTCACCTGCGTGGCGGCGTCCGCCCGggccccccgccgcctcccggCCTGCCAAGTT GTCCAGTCGGATGCGTTTTGCAGCGACCTGAGCCTGAGGAGCGCCCCGCTGGACCTCCCCCCCGGCGTCCAGACGCTGGACCTCTCTCGTAACCACGTGCAGAACCTCACCCGGGAGACTCTGGCGTTCCACAGCGGCCTCCGGCGCCTGAACCTCCGCTCCAACGAGATCCACTTCATCCAGCCGGGGCTCTTCACGGACATGGCCGACCTGAAGGTCTTGGACCTGTCCAGGAATCACCTGCATGTTCTCGCCCTCTCCAAAGTGAGCCTGGGGCCCCTCACGTCCGTGGAGACGCTGGACCTGTCGAGCAACCAGCTGTACACCGGGATGACCGACTACTTCCTGGCGGATTCTCCCTCGCTGGAGGTCCTCTCTCTGAACGGCAACAGCATCACCAAAATAGCGCAAAGCGCCTTCGGCGGATCGCCGAGGCTGAAAAAAATCGGCCTCCACAACAACGTCATCCTGGAGATCGAAGGCGGCGCTTTCGACTCCCTGAGCAATCTGACGGAACTCGATCTGTCCAAGAACTCCATCACCTGCATCACAGACTTCAACCTCTGCAACCTGAAGGTGCTCAACCTCAGCAAGAACAGCGTGGAGCTTTTCCAGAGCGTCACATCGACGGATCACTATCGTCTCCTCTCGCTGGATCtgagtgaaaacaaaatgtcctCCTTTCCTCTGCTGCCCAGGAATAACAGGCTGGAGCACCTGGACGTCTCACGAAACCGGCTCCAGAGCGTCAACGACACGGGGACTCCTGATGAAAAGACCTTTCTCTATCACCTGAGATACCTGGACATGAGTTACAACCACCTCAAAAGCTTACCCGAGTGCTTCTTTCACTGCATGGGCTCCCTGGAGGTCCTGAACGTGAGCAATAACTGCATCAGCTCGTTCTCCATCGCCGACGAGCGCTTCCTGCGGACGGTGAAGACCATCAACCTCGGCTACAACTCGCTGCGCAGCCTGACGTTCGGGGAAAACACTCTGCAGTCGCTGGAGGAGCTCGTCCTCCGTGGAAACGACCTCGCCACCCTGGACCACGGCGTGTTTCGACAACTCCCGAGCATCAAACACCTGCAGCTTCGGCAGAACAATCTCGAAATCTGCTCCTCGGACCGAGAGCGGCAGGACGCTCCGGGTTGCGTCTCCTTTTCCTCTGTGCCGACCTTGGAGATCCTGGACCTGTCTGACAACCAGCTGAGGACCCTGCCTGCCGACGCGTTCGCCGGCAGCCCTCTGAAGTCGCTGGACCTGTCCCTGAACCCGGGCTTGGACATGGACCGAGACTCCCTCCTCGGTCTGGAGCGCTCCCTGGTCCACCTGCTCCTGAGGGAGAACAACATCTCGAGTCTGAGTACGGACCTGTCGTCGCTGACGAGTCTCAAGCACATCGACCTGTCCACCAACCAGCTGACCGCTGTGCCCGCCTGGAACAGAGACTCCTCCATTGAGTCCCTGAACCTGCAGAACAACCACCTGGTCACCCTGGAGTACAGCACCATGCTCGCCCTGGAGCACTCGCTGAAGACCCTCTACATGGGCTCCAACCccctgagctgctgcagcaacCTCGACCTCCTGCAAATGGTGCAGAACTCGGCCGTGGTCGTCCCCGACATCGAGACCGCCACCTGCGTCCACGAGGAGTACTCGGAGCCGGTCAACATCGAGAAGGTGACCTGGGACATGTGCCACACGTCGGGGGTCCGGTACTACGCGATCGCCGTGGCGGTGATAGCGCTGGTCGTCGTGGTCGCGTCGGTGCTGCTGGTTAAATGTTTGCAGGCCAGGAAACCGCAGCACCGGAGCTTCAACGCTTAA
- the lrrc32 gene encoding transforming growth factor beta activator LRRC32 isoform X2, protein MAAFQLLFPLLVTCVAASARAPRRLPACQVVQSDAFCSDLSLRSAPLDLPPGVQTLDLSRNHVQNLTRETLAFHSGLRRLNLRSNEIHFIQPGLFTDMADLKVLDLSRNHLHVLALSKVSLGPLTSVETLDLSSNQLYTGMTDYFLADSPSLEVLSLNGNSITKIAQSAFGGSPRLKKIGLHNNVILEIEGGAFDSLSNLTELDLSKNSITCITDFNLCNLKVLNLSKNSVELFQSVTSTDHYRLLSLDLSENKMSSFPLLPRNNRLEHLDVSRNRLQSVNDTGTPDEKTFLYHLRYLDMSYNHLKSLPECFFHCMGSLEVLNVSNNCISSFSIADERFLRTVKTINLGYNSLRSLTFGENTLQSLEELVLRGNDLATLDHGVFRQLPSIKHLQLRQNNLEICSSDRERQDAPGCVSFSSVPTLEILDLSDNQLRTLPADAFAGSPLKSLDLSLNPGLDMDRDSLLGLERSLVHLLLRENNISSLSTDLSSLTSLKHIDLSTNQLTAVPAWNRDSSIESLNLQNNHLVTLEYSTMLALEHSLKTLYMGSNPLSCCSNLDLLQMVQNSAVVVPDIETATCVHEEYSEPVNIEKVTWDMCHTSGVRYYAIAVAVIALVVVVASVLLVKCLQARKPQHRSFNA, encoded by the exons ATGGCCGCCTTCCAGCTGCTCTTCCCGCTGTTGGTCACCTGCGTGGCGGCGTCCGCCCGggccccccgccgcctcccggCCTGCCAAGTT GTCCAGTCGGATGCGTTTTGCAGCGACCTGAGCCTGAGGAGCGCCCCGCTGGACCTCCCCCCCGGCGTCCAGACGCTGGACCTCTCTCGTAACCACGTGCAGAACCTCACCCGGGAGACTCTGGCGTTCCACAGCGGCCTCCGGCGCCTGAACCTCCGCTCCAACGAGATCCACTTCATCCAGCCGGGGCTCTTCACGGACATGGCCGACCTGAAGGTCTTGGACCTGTCCAGGAATCACCTGCATGTTCTCGCCCTCTCCAAAGTGAGCCTGGGGCCCCTCACGTCCGTGGAGACGCTGGACCTGTCGAGCAACCAGCTGTACACCGGGATGACCGACTACTTCCTGGCGGATTCTCCCTCGCTGGAGGTCCTCTCTCTGAACGGCAACAGCATCACCAAAATAGCGCAAAGCGCCTTCGGCGGATCGCCGAGGCTGAAAAAAATCGGCCTCCACAACAACGTCATCCTGGAGATCGAAGGCGGCGCTTTCGACTCCCTGAGCAATCTGACGGAACTCGATCTGTCCAAGAACTCCATCACCTGCATCACAGACTTCAACCTCTGCAACCTGAAGGTGCTCAACCTCAGCAAGAACAGCGTGGAGCTTTTCCAGAGCGTCACATCGACGGATCACTATCGTCTCCTCTCGCTGGATCtgagtgaaaacaaaatgtcctCCTTTCCTCTGCTGCCCAGGAATAACAGGCTGGAGCACCTGGACGTCTCACGAAACCGGCTCCAGAGCGTCAACGACACGGGGACTCCTGATGAAAAGACCTTTCTCTATCACCTGAGATACCTGGACATGAGTTACAACCACCTCAAAAGCTTACCCGAGTGCTTCTTTCACTGCATGGGCTCCCTGGAGGTCCTGAACGTGAGCAATAACTGCATCAGCTCGTTCTCCATCGCCGACGAGCGCTTCCTGCGGACGGTGAAGACCATCAACCTCGGCTACAACTCGCTGCGCAGCCTGACGTTCGGGGAAAACACTCTGCAGTCGCTGGAGGAGCTCGTCCTCCGTGGAAACGACCTCGCCACCCTGGACCACGGCGTGTTTCGACAACTCCCGAGCATCAAACACCTGCAGCTTCGGCAGAACAATCTCGAAATCTGCTCCTCGGACCGAGAGCGGCAGGACGCTCCGGGTTGCGTCTCCTTTTCCTCTGTGCCGACCTTGGAGATCCTGGACCTGTCTGACAACCAGCTGAGGACCCTGCCTGCCGACGCGTTCGCCGGCAGCCCTCTGAAGTCGCTGGACCTGTCCCTGAACCCGGGCTTGGACATGGACCGAGACTCCCTCCTCGGTCTGGAGCGCTCCCTGGTCCACCTGCTCCTGAGGGAGAACAACATCTCGAGTCTGAGTACGGACCTGTCGTCGCTGACGAGTCTCAAGCACATCGACCTGTCCACCAACCAGCTGACCGCTGTGCCCGCCTGGAACAGAGACTCCTCCATTGAGTCCCTGAACCTGCAGAACAACCACCTGGTCACCCTGGAGTACAGCACCATGCTCGCCCTGGAGCACTCGCTGAAGACCCTCTACATGGGCTCCAACCccctgagctgctgcagcaacCTCGACCTCCTGCAAATGGTGCAGAACTCGGCCGTGGTCGTCCCCGACATCGAGACCGCCACCTGCGTCCACGAGGAGTACTCGGAGCCGGTCAACATCGAGAAGGTGACCTGGGACATGTGCCACACGTCGGGGGTCCGGTACTACGCGATCGCCGTGGCGGTGATAGCGCTGGTCGTCGTGGTCGCGTCGGTGCTGCTGGTTAAATGTTTGCAGGCCAGGAAACCGCAGCACCGGAGCTTCAACGCTTAA